From the genome of Cognaticolwellia beringensis, one region includes:
- a CDS encoding DUF4426 domain-containing protein has translation MKKFISKLGIIAFLAVAFMGSVNAENMKKMDDINVHYIALGSTFLTPEIAKAYGIERSRYKGLINISVLDNTQASHPSKMVNISGRARNDVGQIKSLDFMEVKEGDAIYYLAQVSYTNKETIYFDINITDKGKQHNLKFTQKFYVD, from the coding sequence ATGAAAAAATTCATCAGTAAACTCGGGATAATAGCTTTTTTAGCCGTAGCGTTTATGGGGTCTGTTAATGCTGAAAATATGAAAAAAATGGATGACATAAATGTTCATTATATTGCTTTAGGCTCCACTTTTTTAACGCCAGAAATTGCTAAAGCTTATGGTATTGAACGAAGCCGTTATAAAGGTTTGATTAATATTTCAGTGCTTGATAATACACAAGCCAGTCATCCATCTAAAATGGTCAATATAAGCGGTAGAGCGCGTAATGATGTTGGACAAATTAAATCACTAGATTTTATGGAAGTAAAAGAAGGCGACGCGATTTATTATCTAGCGCAGGTCAGTTATACCAACAAAGAAACCATATACTTTGATATTAATATCACCGACAAAGGTAAACAGCATAACTTAAAGTTCACACAAAAATTTTATGTGGATTAA
- a CDS encoding YggT family protein, giving the protein MEAINYLLKFAFDTFLMVLVLRVWLQLVRADFYNPLSQFIVKVSNPLVIPLRRIIPGVGGVDLATIVLAYIFATLTFIIIPLLNGGPIDILSALYLGLIYLIKQTGVLLFIIMLVMALMSWVVQGYNPTQMIFSQLTAPILSPIRRIIPSIGGLDLSVLIAFLLLNVINILLGGWVPYWSML; this is encoded by the coding sequence ATGGAAGCAATTAATTACTTGCTTAAATTTGCTTTTGACACATTTCTGATGGTTTTAGTGTTGCGAGTTTGGCTACAACTTGTTCGCGCTGATTTTTACAATCCACTTAGTCAGTTTATTGTTAAAGTGAGTAACCCGTTAGTTATCCCATTGCGCCGCATTATTCCAGGTGTAGGTGGCGTTGATTTAGCGACTATTGTGTTAGCTTATATTTTCGCTACCTTAACTTTTATCATTATTCCATTACTCAATGGCGGCCCAATTGATATTCTTTCTGCTTTATATTTAGGATTAATTTATCTCATTAAGCAAACCGGTGTATTGCTGTTTATTATTATGCTTGTAATGGCGTTAATGAGCTGGGTAGTGCAAGGTTACAACCCAACTCAAATGATTTTCAGTCAATTGACAGCGCCGATATTATCTCCAATAAGACGTATTATTCCTAGCATTGGTGGCCTTGATTTATCAGTGCTTATCGCCTTTTTATTATTAAATGTAATTAATATTTTACTTGGCGGTTGGGTGCCATATTGGTCGATGCTATAA
- the proC gene encoding pyrroline-5-carboxylate reductase, translating into MKKIAFIGAGNMNGAIISGLINGGFNPEHIIVSNPSAEKRLALQAAHGIKQTQCNIEATTFADVIVLGVKPYLIEEVCQHLGKNIDITDKCFISVAAGCTIKQIELALVKPCTVIRTMPNTPAQLGCGVSGIYANAHTTEEEKAFTTTLMESVGIVKWLTSEEQIDHIIAVSGSAPAYFFLFMEAMQKQAIAYGFSEQDSRELVQQTALGAAKMVIENKLPIGKLRENVTSKGGTTQAALTSFIDGGLEKLVSNAMNCAVDRAKEMAKTA; encoded by the coding sequence ATGAAAAAAATAGCTTTTATTGGCGCAGGCAACATGAACGGTGCAATTATTTCGGGACTGATAAATGGCGGTTTTAATCCTGAACATATTATCGTATCAAATCCTTCAGCAGAAAAGCGTTTAGCACTGCAAGCAGCGCATGGTATTAAGCAAACACAGTGTAATATTGAAGCCACAACTTTTGCTGACGTTATTGTGCTTGGCGTTAAGCCTTACCTTATTGAAGAAGTTTGCCAACATTTAGGTAAAAATATCGATATTACCGATAAATGTTTTATCTCTGTTGCAGCAGGATGCACCATTAAGCAAATAGAGCTTGCGTTAGTTAAGCCCTGCACTGTGATCAGAACTATGCCAAACACCCCGGCACAACTCGGTTGTGGGGTATCTGGAATATATGCTAACGCTCACACGACTGAAGAAGAAAAAGCTTTCACAACCACACTTATGGAGTCTGTTGGCATCGTTAAATGGTTAACTTCTGAAGAACAAATTGATCATATTATTGCTGTGTCAGGCTCAGCCCCAGCCTACTTTTTCTTGTTTATGGAAGCGATGCAAAAGCAGGCTATAGCTTACGGTTTTAGTGAGCAAGATAGTCGAGAGCTAGTACAACAGACCGCGTTAGGTGCCGCTAAAATGGTGATTGAAAATAAACTCCCTATTGGCAAACTGCGCGAAAACGTTACCTCTAAAGGCGGTACAACCCAAGCAGCATTAACCTCTTTTATTGATGGTGGTTTAGAAAAGCTGGTATCCAATGCCATGAATTGTGCCGTAGATCGCGCTAAAGAAATGGCGAAAACGGCTTAA
- a CDS encoding YggS family pyridoxal phosphate-dependent enzyme, which translates to MIAIKDNIAAVELQISSACQHAKRNANEVTLLAVSKTKPIELLEQAYSAGQRNFGESYVQEAVEKITALQNKTDITWHFIGPIQTNKTKLIASHFSWVHSVDRIKVAKRLNEHRSGQDTVLNICLQVNISGELSKSGVLPQELPALLAAIENCDNLCLRGLMAIPEKNASQASFIEMQNLFLKLKKQYLSMDTLSMGMSADLQLAINAGSTMVRIGSAIFGARS; encoded by the coding sequence ATGATTGCTATTAAAGATAATATTGCTGCTGTAGAACTGCAAATTTCTTCTGCTTGTCAGCACGCTAAACGCAACGCTAATGAAGTTACTTTGCTTGCCGTTAGTAAAACTAAGCCTATTGAATTGCTCGAACAAGCTTACAGCGCTGGGCAACGAAATTTTGGCGAAAGCTATGTACAAGAAGCGGTTGAAAAAATTACCGCATTGCAAAATAAGACGGATATAACGTGGCATTTTATTGGCCCAATTCAAACGAATAAAACCAAGTTAATTGCCAGCCACTTTTCTTGGGTACATAGTGTAGATAGAATCAAAGTTGCAAAACGCCTTAACGAGCATAGGTCTGGTCAAGATACCGTGCTAAACATTTGTTTACAAGTGAATATTAGTGGCGAATTAAGTAAATCGGGCGTTTTACCTCAAGAGCTTCCTGCACTACTTGCTGCTATCGAAAATTGTGACAATTTATGCTTACGGGGATTAATGGCAATTCCAGAAAAAAATGCTTCTCAAGCAAGCTTTATCGAGATGCAAAACTTATTTTTGAAACTTAAAAAGCAATACCTAAGCATGGACACCTTATCAATGGGTATGTCAGCGGATTTGCAACTTGCAATTAATGCAGGATCTACCATGGTTCGCATAGGTTCAGCAATATTTGGCGCTAGAAGCTAA
- a CDS encoding type IV pilus twitching motility protein PilT: protein MDITELLAFSVENNASDLHLSTGTPPSIRVDGDVRKLNIPAFDEKDVNALVYDIMNDRQRKEYEENLEVDFSFEVPNLARFRVNAFNQNRGPAAVFRTIPSKILSLDDLGCPDIFRDISELPRGLVLVTGPTGSGKSTTLAAMVDHINKTKHDHILTIEDPIEFVHQNHSCLINQREVHRDTLSFSAALRSALREDPDVILVGEMRDLETIRLAMTAAETGHLVFGTLHTTSAPKTIDRIIDVFPGEEKAMVRSMLSESLRAVISQTLVKKVGGGRVAAHEIMMGVPAIRNLIREDKIAQMYSVIQTGMSHGMQTMDQCLQNLVSRGMITRQDAMDKAQDKNQFSGY from the coding sequence ATGGATATTACCGAATTACTCGCATTTAGTGTGGAAAATAATGCTTCAGATTTACATTTATCAACCGGAACACCCCCATCTATACGCGTCGATGGCGACGTGCGTAAGCTAAATATACCAGCATTTGACGAAAAAGATGTCAACGCTTTGGTCTATGATATTATGAATGATCGCCAACGCAAAGAATATGAAGAAAATTTAGAGGTCGATTTCTCTTTTGAAGTGCCAAATTTAGCACGCTTCAGGGTCAATGCCTTCAACCAAAACCGTGGTCCGGCAGCTGTATTTCGTACCATTCCTAGCAAAATATTGTCATTAGACGATTTAGGTTGTCCTGATATATTTCGCGATATTTCAGAATTACCTCGTGGCTTAGTTTTGGTTACTGGCCCTACGGGTTCAGGTAAATCAACCACGCTCGCGGCGATGGTTGATCATATAAATAAAACTAAACACGATCATATTTTAACCATTGAAGACCCAATCGAATTTGTTCATCAAAACCATTCATGTTTAATTAACCAACGTGAAGTACATCGCGATACCTTAAGTTTTAGCGCGGCATTACGTTCAGCGCTACGTGAAGACCCCGATGTTATTTTGGTTGGTGAGATGCGTGATTTAGAAACTATACGTTTAGCGATGACCGCTGCTGAAACCGGCCATTTAGTTTTTGGTACTTTGCATACAACCTCAGCGCCAAAAACTATTGACCGTATTATTGATGTATTTCCAGGTGAAGAAAAAGCCATGGTACGTTCAATGCTTTCAGAATCATTACGTGCGGTAATTTCTCAAACACTGGTTAAAAAAGTAGGCGGTGGTCGTGTAGCTGCGCACGAAATTATGATGGGTGTGCCAGCAATTCGTAACCTTATCCGTGAAGATAAAATTGCGCAAATGTATTCTGTTATTCAAACCGGTATGTCTCATGGCATGCAAACTATGGATCAATGCTTACAAAACCTAGTCAGTCGAGGCATGATCACCAGACAAGATGCTATGGACAAAGCACAAGATAAAAACCAATTTAGCGGTTACTAG
- a CDS encoding PilT/PilU family type 4a pilus ATPase — MNFHDLLQKMVHHEASDMFVTAKLPVSAKVNGELVPIDDQVLSAADSLGLVHDAMSQKQKLEFDEEKECNFAISIEGIGRFRVSAFWQRDMAGMVIRRIVTEIPEADDLGLPSVLKDVVMSKRGLVLFVGGTGTGKSTSMAALIGYRNKNSRGHILTIEDPVEFVHEHAKCMVTQREVGLDTESFGAALKSSLRQAPDVILIGEIRNQETMEHALSFAETGHLCIATLHANNANQAIDRIMHLVPADQHGKLLFDLALNLRGIVAQQLIPTRDGNGRLAAIEILLNSPYIAELIKKGDIGSIKEVMEKSTDQGMQTFDQALFNLYQQGLINYADALHHADSPNDLRLMIKLRSNDQGGTGSLSGVTIDGIAPKED, encoded by the coding sequence ATGAATTTTCATGACTTATTACAAAAAATGGTGCATCACGAAGCATCAGATATGTTTGTTACGGCTAAATTGCCGGTAAGTGCAAAAGTTAATGGTGAACTTGTTCCTATTGATGATCAGGTTTTATCAGCAGCCGATTCTTTAGGTTTGGTTCACGACGCGATGTCACAGAAGCAAAAGCTTGAATTTGACGAAGAGAAAGAATGTAACTTCGCAATTTCAATTGAGGGTATTGGCCGATTTCGTGTTTCAGCATTTTGGCAACGTGATATGGCTGGCATGGTTATTCGTCGTATTGTGACCGAAATACCAGAAGCGGATGATCTTGGTTTACCTTCGGTACTCAAAGATGTGGTGATGTCAAAGCGTGGCTTAGTCTTGTTTGTTGGTGGCACAGGCACGGGTAAATCAACCTCCATGGCCGCGTTAATTGGCTATCGTAATAAAAATTCTCGTGGCCATATTTTGACCATAGAAGATCCGGTTGAATTTGTACATGAACATGCTAAATGTATGGTCACGCAACGTGAAGTAGGGCTAGATACAGAAAGTTTTGGTGCTGCGCTAAAAAGCTCTTTACGCCAAGCCCCTGACGTTATATTGATTGGTGAAATTCGAAACCAAGAAACCATGGAGCATGCATTGAGTTTCGCAGAAACGGGTCACTTGTGTATCGCTACCCTGCATGCCAACAACGCAAACCAAGCTATCGATCGTATTATGCATTTAGTCCCAGCAGACCAGCATGGTAAGTTACTGTTTGATCTTGCGTTAAACCTACGAGGCATAGTCGCTCAACAATTAATTCCAACACGTGATGGTAATGGTCGTTTAGCCGCGATAGAAATCTTACTAAACTCGCCTTATATTGCTGAGTTAATCAAAAAAGGTGATATCGGTAGTATTAAAGAAGTGATGGAAAAGTCTACTGATCAAGGTATGCAAACATTTGACCAAGCACTTTTTAATTTATATCAACAAGGTCTGATTAATTACGCTGATGCCCTACATCATGCAGATTCACCAAATGATTTACGCTTAATGATCAAACTGCGTAGTAATGATCAAGGTGGAACAGGATCACTGTCTGGTGTAACTATTGATGGTATAGCGCCGAAAGAAGACTAA
- a CDS encoding DsrE family protein, producing the protein MLSRIRFIMIIFALITTNIAMASADKFSAGPVIKNYGKHAKVQQDLKLENNATFNVAFDIGEQGGVGKVNGKIETLARFINMHVANGVPLENINLALVVHGKAGFDLLKEQLYQEKFQQKNANNALLQNLMKNQVTIYLCGQSAAYHNITNEMIMPGVKMALSAMTAHAVLQNQGYTLNPF; encoded by the coding sequence ATGTTATCAAGAATACGTTTTATCATGATTATTTTTGCTTTAATTACCACTAATATCGCAATGGCGAGTGCGGATAAGTTTTCGGCTGGCCCGGTAATAAAAAACTACGGTAAACATGCGAAAGTTCAGCAAGACCTTAAGCTTGAGAATAATGCCACTTTTAATGTTGCTTTTGATATTGGCGAGCAAGGCGGGGTTGGTAAAGTTAATGGCAAAATTGAAACGCTAGCGCGTTTTATAAATATGCATGTAGCAAATGGCGTACCGTTAGAAAATATCAATTTAGCACTAGTGGTACATGGCAAAGCCGGCTTTGACTTATTAAAAGAGCAGTTGTATCAAGAAAAATTTCAGCAAAAAAATGCTAATAATGCATTGTTGCAAAATTTAATGAAAAACCAGGTAACAATTTACTTATGTGGTCAATCGGCAGCGTACCACAATATTACCAATGAAATGATTATGCCTGGCGTTAAAATGGCATTATCAGCAATGACAGCGCACGCAGTATTACAAAACCAAGGTTATACACTTAATCCATTCTAG
- a CDS encoding AEC family transporter codes for MNTFTLISPLIIVGFIGFLLAKSGWFNKDQVNTLTRFTFNVAIPAFLFQQLANADMSTIDLNIYSAFYLPLLLVYGLALAINYYFHKHLNHDLPASAVYAFGAGYSNNVIVGMPIALMVLGEQVLPTIFLVVSLHSALLIGITSVLAVNIAQFNWPIFLKQTFFNPLLIAITGGFVINLMAIELPVIINNSLLLLGKPAITLALFLLGASLAFYRIRSEVRFIITASVLKLLLLPSLILITSHYIFHFPTLTTMTLVILSASPAGVNAYLIAKQHAKHQETIAGIVVVTTLISTVSIPLWIWGLSSVFSL; via the coding sequence ATGAATACTTTTACGCTTATTAGCCCATTAATTATTGTTGGCTTTATTGGTTTTTTATTGGCTAAAAGTGGCTGGTTTAATAAAGACCAAGTTAATACGCTGACTAGATTTACCTTTAATGTTGCTATTCCGGCCTTTTTATTTCAACAGCTGGCCAATGCCGATATGAGCACCATAGATTTAAATATCTATAGTGCTTTTTATTTACCTTTGTTACTGGTTTATGGCTTGGCTTTGGCGATAAACTATTATTTTCATAAACATTTAAATCATGATCTTCCCGCCTCAGCCGTTTACGCTTTTGGCGCCGGTTATTCAAATAACGTTATTGTGGGAATGCCTATCGCTTTAATGGTATTAGGTGAGCAAGTTTTACCGACAATATTTCTGGTGGTGAGTTTACACAGTGCGCTGTTAATTGGCATAACAAGTGTGTTGGCGGTTAACATTGCACAGTTTAATTGGCCAATATTTTTAAAACAAACCTTTTTCAACCCATTATTAATTGCCATAACAGGTGGTTTTGTTATTAATTTAATGGCGATAGAGTTACCAGTCATAATTAATAACAGCTTGTTATTATTAGGTAAGCCTGCAATTACATTGGCACTTTTTTTACTCGGTGCCTCATTAGCTTTTTATAGAATCCGTAGTGAAGTTAGATTTATTATAACTGCCAGTGTATTAAAACTTTTACTGTTACCAAGTTTAATCCTGATAACTAGTCATTATATATTTCATTTTCCAACGCTAACCACCATGACCTTAGTTATTTTAAGTGCAAGCCCTGCTGGGGTAAATGCCTATTTAATTGCTAAACAGCATGCAAAACATCAAGAAACCATAGCCGGAATAGTGGTTGTTACCACGTTAATATCTACCGTTTCTATTCCGTTATGGATATGGGGCTTGTCGAGTGTTTTCAGCCTATAA
- the ruvX gene encoding Holliday junction resolvase RuvX, whose amino-acid sequence MASKAVVGERTILGFDFGKKYIGVAVGQELTGSASPLGSVKARDGIPDWDGMTKFIKEWQPDFIVVGLPLNMDGSEQQLTHDAKKFGNRVSGRFGLKVEFQDERLTTATAKEALFAEGGYRNLKKDNIDAASAKLIIESYFENQY is encoded by the coding sequence ATGGCGAGTAAAGCAGTGGTTGGTGAACGTACAATACTCGGTTTTGATTTTGGTAAAAAGTATATTGGTGTTGCCGTTGGACAAGAGTTAACTGGCTCAGCTTCGCCTTTGGGCTCAGTTAAAGCGCGTGATGGCATTCCTGATTGGGATGGCATGACTAAGTTTATCAAGGAGTGGCAGCCAGACTTTATTGTGGTAGGTTTACCGCTAAATATGGATGGCAGCGAGCAGCAATTGACCCATGACGCTAAAAAGTTTGGTAACCGGGTGTCTGGCCGTTTTGGACTTAAAGTTGAGTTTCAAGATGAACGGCTAACCACAGCTACCGCTAAAGAAGCCTTATTCGCTGAAGGTGGTTATCGCAATCTTAAAAAAGATAACATCGACGCAGCATCGGCAAAATTAATTATAGAAAGTTACTTTGAAAATCAATATTAA
- a CDS encoding YqgE/AlgH family protein yields MNSFENQLLIAMPNLDDSYFNKTVTYICEHNAEGAMGLIINLPINVTLNELLTQIDEDKIDAPELDQQVLTGGPVSQDRGFVLHSTQTGWNSSLALTDDVMITTSKDILMALGTEGAPAKFMVTLGYAGWGPGQLEEEIKANSWLLTPADGDIIFDTPIEQRWKKATEKMGIDMAHLSSEIGHA; encoded by the coding sequence ATGAATAGTTTTGAAAATCAACTTTTGATTGCTATGCCCAATTTAGACGACTCCTATTTCAATAAAACGGTAACTTATATCTGTGAGCATAATGCTGAAGGTGCCATGGGTTTGATCATAAACCTTCCAATCAATGTCACCCTGAATGAATTATTGACTCAAATTGATGAAGACAAAATTGATGCACCGGAGTTAGACCAGCAAGTATTAACCGGTGGTCCAGTATCACAAGATCGAGGTTTTGTATTACACAGTACTCAAACGGGATGGAATAGTTCTTTAGCCTTAACCGATGATGTAATGATCACTACCTCAAAAGATATTTTAATGGCGCTTGGTACAGAAGGGGCACCGGCAAAATTTATGGTAACTCTTGGCTATGCTGGTTGGGGTCCTGGGCAGTTAGAAGAAGAAATAAAAGCTAACTCTTGGCTGCTAACGCCTGCCGATGGCGATATTATATTTGATACGCCCATTGAACAGCGCTGGAAAAAAGCCACCGAAAAAATGGGTATTGATATGGCACATTTATCCAGTGAGATTGGGCATGCATAA
- the gshB gene encoding glutathione synthase: MSIKIGVVMDPISEVKVKKDSSMAMMLEAQARGYEIYYMEMQDLYLEQGVCRATAAKVKVFDDTEHWYELDEREDINVADLDAVLMRKDPPFDTEFIYATYMLERAEVAGTLIVNKPQSLRDCNEKLFTAWFPELTPKTLVTRNNQKIREFHKENKDIIIKPLDGMGGSSIFRIGENDPNVGVILETLTAHSTQYAMVQEYLPEIVDGDKRILIVNGEPMPYCLARIPAQGETRGNLAAGGRGVARPLSASDKLIAETIAPELKKRGLFFVGLDVIGDKVTEINVTSPTCIREIEAAYPINISGKLMDAIEQNIKKR, encoded by the coding sequence ATGAGCATAAAAATTGGCGTTGTTATGGACCCTATTTCCGAAGTCAAAGTAAAAAAAGACTCTTCAATGGCCATGATGCTTGAAGCGCAAGCGCGCGGATATGAAATTTATTACATGGAGATGCAAGATCTCTACTTAGAGCAAGGCGTTTGTCGCGCAACAGCCGCAAAAGTAAAAGTATTTGACGATACTGAACATTGGTATGAATTAGACGAACGCGAAGACATTAATGTTGCTGACTTAGACGCCGTATTGATGCGTAAAGATCCGCCGTTTGATACAGAGTTTATTTATGCTACTTACATGTTAGAGCGTGCTGAAGTTGCAGGTACGTTAATTGTTAATAAGCCACAAAGCTTACGTGATTGTAACGAGAAGCTATTTACCGCTTGGTTCCCAGAGTTAACACCAAAAACATTGGTAACGCGAAATAATCAAAAGATCAGAGAATTTCATAAAGAAAACAAAGATATTATCATCAAACCTTTGGATGGTATGGGCGGCTCATCCATTTTCCGAATAGGTGAGAATGATCCTAATGTTGGCGTAATTCTCGAAACTTTAACGGCACATTCGACACAATATGCTATGGTTCAAGAGTACCTTCCAGAAATTGTTGACGGTGATAAACGTATATTAATCGTTAACGGTGAACCAATGCCTTATTGTTTAGCGCGTATTCCTGCACAAGGAGAAACTCGCGGTAATTTGGCCGCTGGTGGGCGCGGTGTAGCACGTCCTCTTAGTGCTAGCGATAAACTTATTGCAGAAACTATTGCTCCAGAGTTGAAAAAACGCGGTTTATTTTTTGTTGGTTTAGATGTTATTGGCGACAAAGTCACTGAAATCAATGTCACTAGCCCAACGTGTATTCGCGAAATTGAAGCAGCATACCCAATAAATATTAGCGGTAAATTAATGGATGCTATCGAGCAGAACATTAAAAAACGCTAA
- the rsmE gene encoding 16S rRNA (uracil(1498)-N(3))-methyltransferase translates to MRNPRIYQAQAFEVGQSQALNDDAFGHIVRVLRLKNGDDITLFNGVAEQAGYFEYQAKLVNVGKKSADVEIIAKELVANESPLNIHLAQGISRGDRMDFTLQKSVELGVNTITPIFTERCGVKLSGERLEKKHQQWQKIVNSACEQSGRCAVPIVAAPIYLDQWLQQESTALKLNLHPKAEHSIMSLPIENQRVRLLIGPEGGLSDDEIASANTAGFHDVLLGPRVLRTETAALTAITALQCRYGDLN, encoded by the coding sequence ATGCGTAACCCTCGTATTTACCAAGCACAAGCATTTGAAGTAGGTCAGAGCCAAGCGTTAAATGACGATGCTTTTGGCCATATTGTGCGAGTATTACGTCTTAAGAACGGTGACGACATTACGTTGTTTAATGGCGTAGCAGAACAAGCAGGATACTTTGAGTATCAAGCCAAACTTGTTAACGTGGGTAAAAAAAGTGCTGATGTAGAGATAATAGCTAAAGAATTGGTCGCAAATGAATCGCCACTTAATATACATTTAGCCCAAGGTATTTCACGTGGTGATCGCATGGATTTTACCTTGCAAAAGTCTGTAGAGTTAGGGGTTAATACTATTACACCAATTTTCACTGAACGTTGTGGTGTAAAACTTAGTGGCGAGCGTTTAGAGAAAAAACACCAGCAATGGCAAAAAATTGTCAACAGTGCTTGTGAACAAAGTGGTCGTTGTGCGGTCCCTATAGTGGCAGCACCGATTTATTTAGACCAATGGTTACAGCAAGAAAGTACAGCGTTAAAACTAAATTTACACCCTAAAGCCGAACATTCTATTATGAGTTTACCGATAGAAAATCAAAGGGTTCGCTTATTAATTGGCCCTGAAGGCGGCTTAAGTGATGATGAAATTGCCAGTGCCAACACGGCAGGGTTTCATGATGTTTTGCTTGGGCCTAGAGTACTGAGAACTGAAACAGCAGCCCTGACGGCAATTACGGCACTACAATGTCGTTACGGTGATTTAAATTAA
- the metK gene encoding methionine adenosyltransferase — translation MSTHLFTSESVSEGHPDKIADQISDAVLDAIIAKDKHARVACETMVKTGVAIISGEVSTTAWVDLERITRDVISDIGYTSSDVGFDGETCGIMNLIGQQSPEIAQGVDRVKPEDQGAGDQGLMFGYATNETETLMPAPLYYSHRLVERQAEARKSGILPWLRPDAKSQVTFIYEDNKPVAIDTVVLSTQHNPDIKQEDLHDAVMENIIKHVLPAELLTKDTKYHINPTGRFVIGGPVGDCGLTGRKIIVDTYGGMARHGGGAFSGKDPSKVDRSAAYAGRYVAKNIVAAGLADRCEIQISYAIGVAEPTSISIDSFGTGKVSEERLVEIVREHFDLRPYGITKMLDLLHPMYKQTAAYGHFGREPFEMTVGDDTFTAFSWEKTDKAEALRLSAGI, via the coding sequence ATGTCAACACACCTTTTTACTTCTGAGTCAGTGTCAGAAGGACATCCAGATAAAATAGCCGATCAAATTTCTGATGCGGTTTTAGATGCTATTATTGCCAAAGACAAACATGCACGTGTTGCTTGTGAAACTATGGTAAAAACTGGTGTTGCGATTATTTCTGGTGAAGTTTCAACAACAGCTTGGGTAGATTTAGAAAGAATTACCCGTGATGTTATTTCAGATATTGGTTACACATCTTCTGATGTTGGCTTTGATGGCGAAACGTGCGGCATTATGAACTTAATTGGTCAACAATCACCAGAAATTGCCCAAGGTGTTGACCGTGTAAAGCCTGAAGACCAAGGTGCTGGTGACCAAGGTTTAATGTTTGGTTATGCCACCAATGAAACCGAAACTTTAATGCCTGCGCCGTTATACTATTCTCACCGTTTAGTTGAACGCCAAGCTGAAGCGCGTAAGTCAGGTATATTGCCTTGGTTACGTCCAGATGCAAAAAGCCAAGTTACCTTTATATATGAAGATAACAAACCGGTAGCGATTGATACGGTTGTTTTGTCTACACAACACAACCCTGATATTAAACAAGAAGATTTACACGATGCGGTAATGGAAAACATTATCAAGCATGTGTTACCGGCAGAATTATTAACTAAAGACACTAAATACCATATCAACCCTACTGGTCGTTTTGTTATTGGTGGCCCAGTTGGTGATTGTGGCTTAACAGGTCGTAAAATTATTGTTGATACTTATGGCGGCATGGCACGTCATGGTGGTGGTGCTTTCTCTGGTAAAGATCCATCAAAAGTCGATCGTAGTGCGGCTTATGCCGGCCGTTATGTGGCTAAAAACATTGTTGCCGCGGGCTTGGCTGATCGTTGTGAGATTCAAATATCATACGCGATTGGTGTTGCTGAACCGACTTCAATTTCAATTGATAGTTTTGGCACCGGTAAAGTATCTGAAGAGCGTTTAGTTGAAATTGTACGTGAACACTTTGACTTACGCCCATACGGTATAACTAAAATGTTAGACCTGCTACACCCGATGTATAAGCAAACAGCTGCTTATGGTCACTTTGGTCGCGAACCATTTGAAATGACTGTTGGCGATGATACCTTCACAGCATTTAGCTGGGAAAAAACAGATAAAGCTGAAGCGTTACGTTTATCTGCTGGTATTTAA